Within the Enoplosus armatus isolate fEnoArm2 chromosome 9, fEnoArm2.hap1, whole genome shotgun sequence genome, the region ACCATGGCCCACATATTATCCTCTCGATATTTAAAGTTCAACCCAAATCCCATTAAGTTTTGTCTTTTAGCAGACAAACATAATGTCAAcgtgttattattataataaaaagtTAGAAAAAAGGTCTAtggggaaatatcagaaatgctcaTTTTGCCCCGGCTGGAGGGGCGTGCCAGTGTTTGcatttgactgacagcagcGAGCCAGTTGAAGGCCAGCagggaaggagagacaaagtaaacaaacttgctCTGTGGCTTACAAGGCATGAGCAGACAGTGTTGTTGACAATGGTACTGAAGAGTAAGGCCCACACCGGCATTCAAATGGACTGAAAAGTGATATGTGCACATACGcttacatgctgtttaatgtgctgcagctgaccaGCTAATATTTAGCCTGCAAACAGATATTAGCAGGGCATTTTTCCccagtaaatgttttattggtgGGTTGATGAAAAAGCTAAGGTGCAGGACGACacgtgttcatgtttgtaaattAGACAAGGAGACTCTAGCATGAAAGCTAATGTGGGTTGTTGTTCAAAGTCTGTGGCTCTAgtgttgtgtagcaggctgctgCCTGACTGTTAGTCAGTGTTACCCTATGACAATACTGCTTTGTCcaaacatgatttaaaatgatgcaatttgattggctgtatgtCTGTCTATgtagtcaaaaaaaaaaaagcaattcaatttcaacatttttaccacaaaaaaaaaataaaatcattgtgCCATCTGCTTACCTGCTCCATCAGGAGTGATGGTACCAAGTTTGACAGCAAGTGGGTATCCGGTCTCCTGGAAGTGGAGAAGGGCATGGTTGTTGCCCCCGGAGCCATCAAAATACCTACGACCACACAGCACTTTGCCGTCCGTCAGGTTCATCCAAATATTCTCCTGGAggtcacacacatcacatcgCCAGCCACTAGGATGTAAAAAAGATAAGTAACATGAACTCAATACACGTGTTTGACTCTTGCACTGCCCTTGAAGATCTTGTAGGCTTTGACTAATGCAACTTAACAGCTATCTCTATTCTAAATTGTATTATTGGAGACAGAACAGCATTAATGGACTAATGCAATAATGGATTAATGGATCCTAAATGCAAAGGAATTATTGCCTGGTTATACACTGAAATGATTCCACCTCTGCAACTGAGAGAGGTTTGTAGTATGTAGAGACAGCTATATGTGCTTGCAGATTGCACATTCCCATTCATAAATTTAGAGAAGCTTTGTTTATTAGTTACTAATCTATGATGAACTGCATGGTAGGTTTATAAGGGACAGCTGTGACCTAATGTCTCACCTGGGAGGGATCTTGACTCCGTTGTCAAGCTGTTTAAGGTCAGCAGCATGTCTTGACTCCTGTCTCACCTCTCCATCCCACTGTTGAACTTGTAAGGTATGAGACACTGAGTCGGCTGCCATGATACCCGCCATTGACAGGGACACCTTGAGGAACGGCAAATTAATCGACAGGAACAAATTACACCTGACTAACAGCTCATGCTGAAACTTCTTAATTACTTGATGACTGAAGGTAACCAAATGTATTATCcatatgtatctgtgtgtcccTATGTGCATGTGCCCAAATGTTGTTGTATTAATTAgaactacatttttttaactgttttttatATCATGACAATGTGATTGGTACTGTGAAATTGTACCTGTGTCAATTGTAATATAGTAGGGCAGGATGTTGCCATTGTGACAACACTGACAGAACCCTATTGATGATAACATCACTCTTACCAGGAAACACACAAGATATCTCACCCGCTCTCTCACGACATCAGGCATGGTAACAAGGTCctctgatgtcacttcctgtctgtcaggtAAAATGACCACCTTTACATCCTCCTCATACTGCTCTTGCTCCACATCAAAACCTCCTTCAATCCCTGGACAGACCAGAAACAAGAGGGGAGGTAGAGACAGGTCAGTCTCAGAAGAGGATACCTGTAtaatctgtgtttctgtttttacaaataTTCTCTCATGCACTCACCTATAGCCAATCTGGTGGGCTTTTTCTTAGGCGGGTGTCCAGATCCAGAGTTATTGTCGTCTTCCTTCTGGGAGAACAACACAGGATATCAGTTCacttatatctatatatctatatatctatatatatgtgtgtgtgtgtgtccatgttggaCTGCCCACTGTCTTAAGGGGAGAAAAAATCATAATGTATCCACCTTAGTCTTGCGAGCGCGAGTGATGTGAAAGTAAGCCCTCTGGCCAGTCCGGGCATGGTGCCTGTCCACATACTGACTCCCAAAACCCAGGAAACTgttcatgcacacatacaggccTCCATCACTTTCCTGTAAAGAAGACACAGGCAATGTTAAATGTTATAACCTGTCCTTATCTCGTTTCATCGTGACACAACACTGGGATGTTAAAATTGGAGGAAAAGTGGGGGTCTTAATGTCACATTACCAGTTACTCTGTTCTAGTCAACTAACGTTAGCTCTCCAGTCAACCTGCTAACGCTTTGAATTCAGCTCAACGCTGGTTTAATGTCTTCCAAGTCCACAAGAAACTTCAACGTCAACATTGAGATATTATGGGCTAAGTTACGATAAAAAAGTCCTGCCACAGTTGTGACCAGAAAACGACTAGGTTAGCTTGCAAGCTAGTTTGACAGCATACCCAATTACACTAACatagctagctaacaagctagaGAAGCTAGCTAAGTTTCCATTACAGTGCATTATTAGCTTAGCTAGACGCTAGCTTGCTAGTTAGTTGAAACAGGAAAATCTAGGAAACCAATGCGTCAAAGTAAGACAGCAATGACAAAACGTTACATTAGACAAGCACAATAGAGAGTAGAAGGGGATGGATTAAACAACACTGTTTGTTGGCTGACGTTTTGATTTGTAAAAGGAAAGATGGCTCACCGGCGAGGAAAATGACAAGGCGCATTCGTCTTTGTGGACACGGTCCCCGGGCTTCGGAACCCGAATTGTGGACAAAACCGACATCAAAACCTCACTAACATCCGCCATGACAAGCTTGCTAGTTACGCCTTTCAGTGGGACACTTGCTCTTTTGAGTTTGGACCCCCAGCCTCTTAATTCCCCAGATCGGCAGAGTGTCCGTTGTCTAGCCCgtcttctgctgtctgtgtttggctGAATGAATCATGAGATGCTGCCTTGTGTTGAGGGAAGGCCGAACGAACTCAGTTGCCCGCACGCCGACGGGCTGAGGCTCGTTACCGTAATCTATAGGATATTGGCACCCGGCGTGATTTTGTAATGGAGTAACTAGATTTACATTCGCGTCGCATTTACCAAAGCTACGTCACTGCTTAAAAGTATGTCTACACGTGGggaatcaattaattgacaGATTAGTGATTAACGTATTCACAAGACAAAGGATAATGGTTAATGTCAGCTCAAACtcttgtatttgtatatatacgGTAACGTCCGTTGAACTCAACCAACGGCTTCCTCTCGCGGCTACATCGAAGTATTGCAACTTAACTTGCTGGGAAATAATCCGTTAAACACACAGTCTAGCAGTAATTAGCTCAAAACAAGTCAATAAGTTACATTTAGCTTGATTTTAACAAACGAAATTACCAGTCGGAAACGTTAACGAGTATCAGTAGTGAATACATCATATGAAATGAAGGACCCAACTTTCCTCAAACGTGAGGAAAGTTTCTGGATTCCACTCTCCTTCGTTCCCCAAATATTACCATagtccctcctcttctcccaaCTCCGTCTCCTCCACTGCGTTTGTTCCTCGGACCATGGCGCTGCAGTCTGATCATTTCACTGTATACGTGGCGTTTCATTTTGTTATCATATCATTACTTAATGTTACCTTAGCAAGCCCGGGTAGCGGCAGCTCCAATGCTTTGTCACTTCTGCAGCCGTATGATTTTTTGTACTACAGTGGAGTACGCGCATATTTTGGTGGGGACTGGGGgaaggctgcagagctgctggagaaATCCGTCGTGACCAAGGAATCACTGGTCAGAGTCCGCAGGCAGTGTCATGATGACTGTGTGGCAGCAGGGAGAGAGCCACTCAGTAAACTGGGTAAGTTATGATTTGtcaaatattgtgtgtgtgtgtgtgtgtgtgtgtagagagagagacggagatagAGTGTAGTGATTGGGTGGTCTTCCATGGAGTCAGTGGTGTTCCAGATGTATTGTTAGGGTCTTGTTCAGTAGTTATTTATTGGTAATTCCTTAAACTATATgaacaataaattaattaaatgcacatCTGAATGGTAcaacagcagctctcacacagagTTAAacataacgtgttaacatgttaaatataATACTTCACTTTTACCTTGCCATACCCTGTGCCTCTGGTTCCCAGCCTTTTTGCCTTGTGACCCCTTCAGTGAAGTCATGTTTACCTGTGACTCCTTATATTatggattttgttttccttctcagaGTGTTTCATTTGAAGGCCTAAAGACATATTTGCGGCTCAAATATGAGTATGACTTAGGAATTAGGTTGATTCCTTTATAAAGTTTTTACTAAACTCTTACTCTCAATGTATAGTATGTAGATTTCAAACACAAGAGGCTCCATATACTCCAAATGGTGAAGATGCATAAACAATGTTTACTATATAGACGTTATTATCTTTTGCATGAATGATGGAAAATGTTTGATGGTATATTTCGCTCTCAAaaattattaatgttttctgtattattaGACTCTGAGGAGGGGAGTCTGTGGGACCTCTGGGTCCTGGACTGGGTGCAGCAGAGAGCTGAATGTTTGAGGTTCTGTATTGGACGCTCTGTCACACCTGCAGGGCAGCTTCCTGTTTCTACCGACATAGAGTATGAATTCAGCAGTCGCAACCCTTACAACTTTCTGCAGGTCACATACTATAAGGTAAGCTATTCTTCAGGCAGCCATGAAGGTCTATGACataataattgttaattgttaatttCTCATTACTAATGATagatgtatatattatattatttcagaGTGGCATTTAGAGGCAAACGTCTATGCTGTGATTCTCTAACCCTAATTATGATTCAGGTCACAACtgtattttaaaacaacacTCCTGTCTATTACAAACTTCATTcacactctcctcttcctgcacGTTAGTTGGAAAAGTTGCAGAAGGCGGCATCAGCAGCTCATACGTACTTTGTGGCCAACCCCAGTCACCTGGAAATGAGGAACAACATTGAGAAGTACAGACGGATGGAAGGAGTGACGGAGGAGGCCTTCCAGGACAGGGAGATTGAGCATGAGAAACACTGGGTGAGAAGGGAGGGATGATGTCTTTGTAAAGGAAAGGGGGATTGGAGTCGCAGTGGGTAATTGCAACGATTAAATTTCCATACCCAGAAATAATGTAGTGTAATGTCCATAAACTGCACTGGTGCGTCTGTTCATATGCAAAATAATGCTAAAGGGTTGACAGAGTACATCATGGTAAAGAGTCCAGCTTTCCATAGACATACTATTTGTTCACTggtatttaaattaaaattttatGTTTCAATTCATCACTTTCTATGGGCTCAGAGTTTTAGCCACTTATTTGGATAAACAGGGCTGATCAATGAGTTCAACATTAATAGGAGAGATGGGACAGTCTTCTCTGTTGGTGGCCCGATATATAATACAGTTTATATAAGCACACAagagagaaatgtgaaatgGAGATGTGAGTGTGGAAAGACAGCCAATGCCTAAGGGGCTAaattcctctctctcatcttcacTTTCTCTTATCCGACCATGTAATCCAAACGTGGTGGTACTTATTGAAGACCTCTGCCTGAGCAACTTATTTTGCCTATTCAGACACACTTGTTATAACATGATTAAGCTTGTTTGAAATAGCCTCAAATGGCCCATGCAATGGAATGCGTTCATGTCTCAAAATTTGcccacccctttttttttttaaatgaacagaacatgtttgtacttttattttcttataagAGAGGCCAGTCTAACAGCATCCTCTTCTTTAATCTAACTATATTATTCTCTCTCTATGTGCCATCATACCCAGGTGCTGTATGATTCTGCACTTCAGTGTGAGGCCTCCTCTGACTGGATgcaagcagcagagaaatggaaagCGTGTGTGAATGAAACACTGCGGCAGACAGAGGAGTGCAGGGTGCAGTGTGAGGTGGCCTCCCAGCGGCTGCCCCAGGACAGGGGAGTGGACAGTGTTGACGGCGTGTACGAGAAGGCTGcgggtaagaaaaaaaacaactctgaaGCTTGACTTCTCTacagaaagagaacagaaaGTACCCAttgtcactgtttttcttttccgtccagctctttccctctccctcctctcgtGCCGGCAGTCCTGTGTGACTGAGATAGCCACAAGACCTGGAAGGATTTCTGCTCAGGAGGACTTCCTGCCCTCACAGCTGGAGCATTTCCATATTGCACAGTTTAAAGGTCAGGGGTCGGAGGTCAAACTAAAGATTATTCAAGATCATTCAATGTTATGATACCATCCTCTGaattttttttacctcagtATCATACCACACCCACTTTAAACCCTTAAGTGCCACTTAGTTTCTTATTTTGTAACCCTGCTTCCCCACAGCTGGTGATATTAGTGGAGCAGTGCAAACACTTCGCTCTCTTCTCCTGTTTTATCCCTCTGACAAGGACTCCTTAGACAACCTGCAGCTCTACTATGAGACACTaggaggagacacagagtcACAGGGCACACAGCCTGCTCAGGTATCACTACTATGATGGTAATCATCCAAGTTCAGATTTCAATCACAGACAAATTTCTGAGCATGCTgactacatgtttgtgtgtatttgtcataCAGGAGATTGTCAGATACATCAGTCGCTCTTTGCAGGAGAAGAAGCTTCTGTATTTTGGTATGGAGAACCTTGACTTCAGTTTCATCGACCCAGTAAGTACTGAGGCAAATATACGATATTTTGATCTACAAAATTACATCCACAAATGTAATGATTGCTTTCCATTTAGGATTTTTGGACTCCAGAAGATGTTGTACCCGAATCACTGAGGAATACCTGGAGGTGAGAAAGACTGAAGGAAATCCATTCGGGGCCAAGAGCTTTAGTAAACGTTCATGTGAAGTCAACTCAgtattttttgtgtttcactttcagagctgaaaaagagaaaattaatgagaaaatgaaagagggagagcagtgggaggaagtggatgACAGTGGATTTTTTGCAGGTAAGATCAGTTCAGCCTCTTGTTTCAGTCTGTAGCAGTTTAGAATTTACCAgtttcctctctcatcctttcttATTTGTCCTCTCTCCAGGTGGTTCCGTCCCTCAGGTGGGTGTGACCATCACCATGGATGATGTGGTTCTGAACGGGACCAATCGCGTAGTACTCGACGGAGTCATGACTGAGAAGGAGTGTGACAGAGTGCTGCAGTTAGCAGCAGTAAGTCCAGCTTGTTAAAGAGTCAGGTATTCTCAGATAGAAACAGCAACACTCTCACCAACCGTCTCATGTCGTCTCTGACAGGCTGCAGCATCTGCTGGAGATGGATACCGGGGAAGACGGTCTCCGCACACGCCTCATGAGACGTTTGAGGGCCTGACTGTCCTCAGGGCTGTAAAGGTGGGCGAACAGGAGACAATGGAAGCAGAAACATGACGTGTTTTTGAGTGAACCAGAATAACCTGCTctcaaaatgtgaattaattAAAGAACCAAGCATCATGTTATTTTGGTGATCTCGTGCTtgaacacagtttgttttttaactacCTTCGCAGTTGGCTCAGGATGGCCTGGTGAACCAATCAGATGCCAGGCTGTTACATGAGctgggggagagagtgagagtccTGCTGCACTCCTACTTCAGGAGCCCCTCAGGACTCTTCGTCTCTTTCACACACCTGGTCTGCCGCAGTGCTATCGCAGGTAATACCAACATTATCCGTTTCTCTCTTGAGGGAGATTATTACTTGctgaatgaaatggaaaagggCTGGCCATGTGGAACTACATCTGCAGTCTTTCTGAGTTCTGACTTTTATACTGTGAActtaaatgtgttcttttggTAAGTAAGATTGTTTGATTTTCTCTGCCCTTAGGCGACCAGGAGGGCAGGCTGGACCTGTCTCACCCTGTCCATGTTGACAACTGTCTCCTTGAGCCAGAGACCAAGCACTGTTGGAGGGAACCGCCAGCATTCATACACAGAGACCTCAGGTACACAAAAATCATCTTAAtcaggaaaacacagcagcccaAAAGAGAAATTGTATTAGTAAAACCATGTAAAACTACAGTATATCAACAAAATGGaattatattatacatattttaagATCAAGTCAAAAAATATGTTTAGAAATATTGagaatttgatttaattcaggttattttcattactgaatGACCTATTTCTCTCACAGTGCCATTCTCTACCTGAATGACAACTTTGATGGTGGAGAGTTGTTCTTCACTAACAGGGATGCCAAGACAGTAACAGTAAGTCACTTTTTAACCTTTGTCCCAGGTACTATCTCAGGTCACTTCATTTAGTGATTTTTTAAACCTGCTTCAGAATATTTGTTAGACCTGGTGACCTTTTCCGTCCTTTTCCACGTCTCCAGGCTCAAGTAAAACCCAGCTGCGGTCGACTGGTGGGTTTCTCGTCGGGTCCAGTAAATCCACATGGTGTTACTGCAGTGACCAGTGGCCGGCGGTGCGCGCTGGCCCTCTGGTTCACAAAGGAGAAGCTCTACAGGGACATGGTGAGCATTGTGACGACACACAGCGCTGACTTCCTCCTCAGGGCAGACCTGCCTCCCGCAGTCATGTGGTTTCTGATGTCGTGACACCGGTGTTGGATAATAAGACCAGCTGGAGTACAATGCAAATCTGGTGGCTGCCTTAATGTTTTGGCATTCACAATGCCTGAGATCATACCATGCCAGTTTCCTTTAGGTTTATTATATATCCGTTTGGAGAAAGATGAATcattcaagttcaagttctttatttgtcatatgCACAATAATTGTAGTGAAGTTAGTTATAGTCGTTGGCAATGAAATTCAGCGTATCCCGGAGTCCATGTTGAGCCTCCTCAGCCTGCGGTGGAAGAAGAGCCGTAGTctcacattcttcttcttaaaaatgaaatgtgtaattcacaagcaataaaacacacccgTGCTTAGTTCAGTAGATATTTTGCTGGTATGatcagtagcttatggtggctaatgttagctaagtTTAGGTAGATATTCCtatgtaactgacattactgagtaAGTTTGCTCACTTTGTTAGTCTACTTGTACCATTACCCTGCAGTTGTCACAGGTGGCCCCAATGGCTACTGTTTAGCAAAAGCTGAATAGAGGATAACTACTTTTTGCTCCTCACTAATACCACTTAccacagaaggaaaaagaaaatggaaataactGGTTTCAGAATATTTATCCAGAAATACAAggatataaattaaaataacaggaacaaaTGTAATCCGTCACTTCCAAACTTGCTTTTTGTCATAATGGCCTCTGGAAATCAATATCTACACTACACTTCTCTCCCTCAGGAGCGAGAGGAGGCGGAGGCCATGTGGGCTGCAGATGGACAGAGTGTGGTGAAaaaggacgaggaggagacggagggcAGCGCTGCTCGCAACGCTCGGAGCCAAGCACcgaaggagaggagcagagggagaggcagggtGACGGGGGGCAGAGATGAGCTGTGAGAGCCAGAACAAACCCGACAGACTGAACCCCCCTAACTGGAATACATTTTCATCTGTGTCCACCACCCCATAACAAGAGCATTACACCAACCATGAACacttctctgtttttatgtcttctCAGTCTGCCACAGTATGATTTTGTTTAcccacacattcactctcatcTTGCTGCCTTTTTATGTAAAGCTGCTTGCATgtttgtatatactgtatttatactgtGTGTGATGAAGGTAAGTGAGGGAAAcactgtcattttctctctctaatgTCAATCTGTACTTTTGTTGTAGCAGCTTTAATGGCCGATATCACTCCCTTTAAAAATGAAGagattaaaataagaaatacatgTCTTTACCAATGTCGCATGAGTGCTACATACCAGATCCACACAAGTGAAGGACTATAAGAGCAttagagacaaagagaggacaaaaagggggagaaaagtTAAAGCAAGGCTGTGTAATCTATTAAGTGATTATCTCACACCCTCTGTGGCTGCCTgctgattaaaaataaaaactagagAGTTAATACTTTACTCAGTCTGTTCCAGTCTGTTAAGAGTAGAAGCATGTGATAAGATATGTGATTAGACAGCAGTAGGAAACTGTGAAAGTAGTTACATTAGCGCAGCACATCAGAAACTACAGTTCGAGGCAGtaagagggagaagagggacacagagagagaggtgcacagggggaaaaaaggataGAAATAGAGAGATTACTGTTAATCCCTCATAAATGAGTGCATTTGTTTATGAAGCTTAAAAAATCTCCCATTTAGAATATGGAATAGTAATCCAGCGAGAGATGATTTAATCATTCACGACCAGCCGAGTGACACTCGACCACTTCCAAGTTATCCTTCCCATTACACCCAGTGCCTCCTTTCAGCCCCCTCCTCTGCTTTCGTCCAGTGCATTAGGTACTGAGTCAAGTACTGTTTATGGCCCATATTAACACTCTCACTCCCCCCTGTGTTATAATCCCCCGCCGCCGAAGAATTGGGTCGGCAGGCCTGTTTAATGGAGCCTTGGTTTTAACcttttccctccctcacacGCTGAAACCATTCAGTACCCTAAAAGTCTGCATTAATCTTCTCTTAAGTAGGTGTTATGTCTCTATAA harbors:
- the p3h3 gene encoding prolyl 3-hydroxylase 3, with the translated sequence MALQSDHFTVYVAFHFVIISLLNVTLASPGSGSSNALSLLQPYDFLYYSGVRAYFGGDWGKAAELLEKSVVTKESLVRVRRQCHDDCVAAGREPLSKLDSEEGSLWDLWVLDWVQQRAECLRFCIGRSVTPAGQLPVSTDIEYEFSSRNPYNFLQVTYYKLEKLQKAASAAHTYFVANPSHLEMRNNIEKYRRMEGVTEEAFQDREIEHEKHWVLYDSALQCEASSDWMQAAEKWKACVNETLRQTEECRVQCEVASQRLPQDRGVDSVDGVYEKAAALSLSLLSCRQSCVTEIATRPGRISAQEDFLPSQLEHFHIAQFKAGDISGAVQTLRSLLLFYPSDKDSLDNLQLYYETLGGDTESQGTQPAQEIVRYISRSLQEKKLLYFGMENLDFSFIDPDFWTPEDVVPESLRNTWRAEKEKINEKMKEGEQWEEVDDSGFFAGGSVPQVGVTITMDDVVLNGTNRVVLDGVMTEKECDRVLQLAAAAASAGDGYRGRRSPHTPHETFEGLTVLRAVKLAQDGLVNQSDARLLHELGERVRVLLHSYFRSPSGLFVSFTHLVCRSAIAGDQEGRLDLSHPVHVDNCLLEPETKHCWREPPAFIHRDLSAILYLNDNFDGGELFFTNRDAKTVTAQVKPSCGRLVGFSSGPVNPHGVTAVTSGRRCALALWFTKEKLYRDMEREEAEAMWAADGQSVVKKDEEETEGSAARNARSQAPKERSRGRGRVTGGRDEL